Sequence from the Candidatus Accumulibacter similis genome:
CCGAAGCCTGCCGCTGGCAGCGCCACTGAGCGTGAGCGATGTCCTGCGCTGGCCCGGGATATTCGGCGAAGACGTGATCGACCTGGCGACCCTGATGCCGGCGTGCCTGGCACTCGCGGCCGAGTCGCTTGACGATTTCGCAGCCAGCCGGGCGCGCGAGGGGGAGAAACTGGCGGCGGTGATCCGCGAGCGGCTGGCCCGCATGCGCCTGCTGGTGCACGAGGTGGCGCCGCGCATCCCGGCCGCGCAGGCAGCATTCAACGACAAGCTGCGACAGCGTCTGCTCGACGCGGTGCAGGTCGTCGACGACGAACGAATCCGGCAGGAAGTCGCCGTGTTTGCCGCTCGCATCGACGTTGCCGAGGAACTCGCCCGACTGGCGACTCACCTCGACGAAGTCGAACGGGTCCTCGCGGCCGGCGGAGCGACCGGCAAGCGCCTCGATTTCCTGATGCAGGAACTCAATCGCGAGGCGAACACCCTCGGTTCGAAGTCGCTGGTGGCGGAGGTGTCGCAGACGGCCATCGAGTTCAAGCTGCTGATCGAGCAGATGCGGGAGCAGGTACAGAACCTCGAGTGAACTCTCGCTTCGGCAGCGCGAATCGGCTTTCGCCGGCGGCGGGCAAGCGGCCGGTGGCCGCTTGCCCGTCGCGCTGGCGCCAGTTGCTCTTGCTGCAGCGGGCGCAGCGGCAGCCCGATGCGGGCGTGGCGCGACAAATCGCTCGCCAGGACCGGCGACCGCAGTTGTGCCCGCCCGTTGTCAGCGGCCGACGAGGGTCCCGCCAACGGCTTTCGACACCGCTCCTGCGGGCCCGGACATCCGGCCGTGCGCAGGGGTCTGGCGCCTGATCTGGAGAGCCTCATGCAAGCTGCCGTGCTGCCCGGAAGCGAACCCTTTGCGCTGCCTCTGCAGCAGAGGCTGGCACGCGCGTTGGCCGGCATCGACCCGGCGCGTGCGCCGCGCACGCAGCACCGCGACGAGCAGGGCCGGCCCCGCTTCAGCAACCGGTTGCTGCTGGAGAGCAGCCCGTACCTGTTGCAGCACGCGCACAATCCGGTGAACTGGTTTCCGTGGGGCGACGAGGCCTTTGCTGAAGCGGCGCGTCTCGGTCGACCGGTATTCCTGTCGATCGGCTATTCGACCTGTCACTGGTGCCACGTCATGGAGAGCGAGTCGTTCGAGGACGAAGAAATCGCTGGCTTCCTGAACAGTCACTACGTCGCGGTCAAGGTCGATCGCGAAGAGCGGCCGGACATCGACGCAGTGTACATGAGCGCCGTGCAGCAACTTGCCGGCTCCGGTGGCTGGCCGATGAGCGTCTGGCTGAGCGCCGCACGCGAGCCCTTCTACGGTGGAACCTACTTCCCGCCGCGCGATGGCGAGCGTGGCGCGCGGCTTGGCTTCCTGTCACTCCTGCAGGCCCTGTCCGACATCTTCCAGCGCGATCCGCAGCGCGTGCGCCTGGCGTGCACCGCCATGGTGCAGGCGATTCGTCTCGACCTGCACGGCAGTCCCGCTTCGCCGGCGGCGGCCGGGGAGCCGCCGTTGCCGGGCCGCGATCTGGTCGACGCGACGGTTGAGCATTTCCGCCCGCTTTTCGACGAGGTCCACGGTGGTCTGCGCCGGTTGCCCAAGTTTCCTTCCCATCTCCCGTTGCGGCTGCTCCTGCGGCACCACCGGCGCAGCGGCGATGCCGGATCGCTGCGCATGGCGGTGCTCACCCTGGAGAGGATGGCGGCGGGTGGCCTCTACGATCAGCTGGCCGGTGGTTTTCACCGCTATTCGACCGACGGCGAGTGGCTGCTGCCGCACTTCGAGAAGATGCTCTACGACAATGCCCTGCTCGTCGTCGCCTACGCCGAGGCCTTCCAGCTCACGGGTCGCGCGGATTTCGCCCGCGTCGTACGGGAAACCTGCGACTACGTGCTGCGCGAGATGAGCGATGCCGGCGGCGGCTTCCACAGCGCAACCGACGCCGATTCGGAAGGCGTCGAGGGACGTTTCTTCGTCTGGAGCGAGAGCGAGATCCGTCACGAACTCGCTTCCCTTGGGGAGGCGACGACCCGCCGGTTCCTCGCGCATTACGGTGTTCGTCGTGGCGGCAACTGGGAGGGGAGCAACATCCTGCACGTTCCGCAGCCCGACGAGCAGGCCTGGGCAGCTCTCGCCGGTGCCCGTGCGCGGCTGCGAGAGGTGCGTGCCAGGCGTGTTCAGCCCCTGCGTGACGACAAGGTTCTGGCTTCCTGGAACGGCCTGATGATCTCGGCGCTGGCGCTGGCGGGGCGGATTCTCGACCACCACCCCTACGTGCTCGCCGCAGCTCGGGCGGCGGATTTTGCGCTGACCGGGCTGCGCGCTCCGGGCGGGCGGCTGCAGCGCTGCTACAAGGACGGGCAGGCGCGACAGGATGCCTTCCTCGACGACCACGCCTTTCTCGTCGCTGGCCTCATCGATCTCTACGAGGCGAGCTTCGATCCGCGCTACCTGCGCGAGGCGCTGCTGCTTGCCGACGCCACCGAGGTCCTGTTCGCCGATCCGGCCGGCGGCTGGTTCATGACCAGTCACGACCACGAGACCCTGATCGCGCGCGAGAAGCCTGCCCACGATGGCGCCGAGCCGTCAGGCACATCGGTTGCCCTCATGAATGTGCTGCGACTGGCAACCTTCACCGGCGCCGGTCACTGGCGGCGGATCGCCGAACGTGCCTTGCTCGCCCATGCGGCGGTTCTCACGGAGCGGCCGTTCAGCATGGGCGAGGCGCTGCTCGCGGTCGAGTTCCACGCCGCCACGGTGCTCGAGATCGTGGTCGTCTGGCCGGATGGCGCGGCGGCCACGGCGGCTCCGCTGCTCGACATCCTGCGGCGAACCTTTCTGCCGGCGCACGCGCTTGCCGGCGGTGCCGAGTCGGCGATCGATTCGCTCGCCGACCGTGTCCCCTTCGTGCGCGGCAGGCGTGCCCAGGGGAATCGCGCGACCGTGTATGTCTGCCAGCAGGGCAGCTGCGACCTGCCGCTGACCGATCCCACAGCCCTGGCAGCGCTGCTGCGCCGGGTTGCCTGAGCGGGCCATGCCGCAGCCGGGACAGGATGGGTTGCCGGCGGGTGCGGCGGAGCCGTCGGGGAAGCAACCCGTGCGCTGCTCCTGGTGCCAGCAGTCGGCACTCCTGATCGACTATCACGACCACGAATGGGGCCAGCCCGTCACCGACGATCGCCGGCTCTTCGAGAAGATCTGCCTCGAGGCTTTCCAGTCCGGCCTGAGCTGGTTGACGATACTCCGGAAGCGCGAGTCGTTTCGTCAGGCCTTCGCGGGTTTCGACCCGCAGGGTGTGGCCGCATTCGGCGAACCGGAGGTGGCGCAGCTCCTGCGCAACGAGGCGATCGTCCGCCATCGTGGCAAGATTCTCGCGACGATCAACAACGCCGGGCGAGCACTGGCGCTGCAGGACGAGTTTGGCAGCCTGTCGGCGTACTTCTGGCGGTTCGAGGTCGACGTCGCCGGCAGGTCGCAGAACCTGACCCGGGAGTACCTGCAAACGCTCACCCAGAGCCCCGAGTCGGAGGCTCTCGCCAGAGACCTGCGGCAGAGGGGCTGGAAGTTCGTTGGTCCGACCACGGTCTATGCCTTCATGCAGGCGATGGGTCTGGTGAACGATCATGAGTCCGATTGCGCGGTCGGCCAGGTGTTGCGGGCAGCGCGTCAGGCAAGGCAGCAACCGCTCGGCGCGTCCTGATGATCGGCCAGCCGGTGCCTCGCGGCTACCCGCCCGCTGACGGTCGAGCAACTGCGCCTGGTCCGCTCTGCCATCGTCGCTGCCCGTCAGGCGCCAGGTTCGACCGCGTCCGCGTCGCGCGCCAGGCGGATGGGCGAGAACTGCCAGCATGCCGCGGCCGCAGGTGGCAGCCGGTGGGCGGGTGCCAGGGGAGTGGGCGAGAAGAGGTGCCTGAGGTCGGCGAGAACCAGCTCCTGATGCTGCTGCTGATGCTGCAGTCCGAGGGCAGCGAGCCAGCCTACTCATCATCGTCGCTGTCGCCATCGCGGCGGGGGACCGTTTGGGGGTCACAGGTGATGGCGCGGTAGATCTCGACCCGGTCGCCCGGCCGAAGGGCCGTGTCGAGCTTCACCAGTCGGCCGAAGACGCCCACCTTCTGCGTCTGCAGGTCAATGCCGGGAAAGGACCGGAGGATCCCGGAGCAGTCGATCGCCTGACGAACGGTCGACTCGTCAGGCACCTCGATGGTCATCCAGATCTGCTGACCGGCCTCGGAGTACGCGACGCCCACCTGCATGACAAAACTCCTTTCGCTGCTGGCAACCGACTCAGGCGAGCGCCGGAGCCGGCACCGCGCCAACCTTCGCATTCCGCGTGCGCAACTCGCACGCCCG
This genomic interval carries:
- a CDS encoding YicC family protein, translated to MIYSMTGYAARTRSVKGGTLHFELKSVNSRYLDVVFRVSDELRVAEAALRELLANRISRGKVECRVSFVSAAGGGQQLGLNNEVLERLRCFDEQVRRSLPLAAPLSVSDVLRWPGIFGEDVIDLATLMPACLALAAESLDDFAASRAREGEKLAAVIRERLARMRLLVHEVAPRIPAAQAAFNDKLRQRLLDAVQVVDDERIRQEVAVFAARIDVAEELARLATHLDEVERVLAAGGATGKRLDFLMQELNREANTLGSKSLVAEVSQTAIEFKLLIEQMREQVQNLE
- a CDS encoding thioredoxin domain-containing protein, which encodes MQAAVLPGSEPFALPLQQRLARALAGIDPARAPRTQHRDEQGRPRFSNRLLLESSPYLLQHAHNPVNWFPWGDEAFAEAARLGRPVFLSIGYSTCHWCHVMESESFEDEEIAGFLNSHYVAVKVDREERPDIDAVYMSAVQQLAGSGGWPMSVWLSAAREPFYGGTYFPPRDGERGARLGFLSLLQALSDIFQRDPQRVRLACTAMVQAIRLDLHGSPASPAAAGEPPLPGRDLVDATVEHFRPLFDEVHGGLRRLPKFPSHLPLRLLLRHHRRSGDAGSLRMAVLTLERMAAGGLYDQLAGGFHRYSTDGEWLLPHFEKMLYDNALLVVAYAEAFQLTGRADFARVVRETCDYVLREMSDAGGGFHSATDADSEGVEGRFFVWSESEIRHELASLGEATTRRFLAHYGVRRGGNWEGSNILHVPQPDEQAWAALAGARARLREVRARRVQPLRDDKVLASWNGLMISALALAGRILDHHPYVLAAARAADFALTGLRAPGGRLQRCYKDGQARQDAFLDDHAFLVAGLIDLYEASFDPRYLREALLLADATEVLFADPAGGWFMTSHDHETLIAREKPAHDGAEPSGTSVALMNVLRLATFTGAGHWRRIAERALLAHAAVLTERPFSMGEALLAVEFHAATVLEIVVVWPDGAAATAAPLLDILRRTFLPAHALAGGAESAIDSLADRVPFVRGRRAQGNRATVYVCQQGSCDLPLTDPTALAALLRRVA
- a CDS encoding DNA-3-methyladenine glycosylase I, coding for MPQPGQDGLPAGAAEPSGKQPVRCSWCQQSALLIDYHDHEWGQPVTDDRRLFEKICLEAFQSGLSWLTILRKRESFRQAFAGFDPQGVAAFGEPEVAQLLRNEAIVRHRGKILATINNAGRALALQDEFGSLSAYFWRFEVDVAGRSQNLTREYLQTLTQSPESEALARDLRQRGWKFVGPTTVYAFMQAMGLVNDHESDCAVGQVLRAARQARQQPLGAS
- a CDS encoding RnfH family protein, coding for MQVGVAYSEAGQQIWMTIEVPDESTVRQAIDCSGILRSFPGIDLQTQKVGVFGRLVKLDTALRPGDRVEIYRAITCDPQTVPRRDGDSDDDE